The following proteins are encoded in a genomic region of Arachis stenosperma cultivar V10309 chromosome 4, arast.V10309.gnm1.PFL2, whole genome shotgun sequence:
- the LOC130976293 gene encoding uncharacterized protein LOC130976293 — protein sequence MAQSSSTSSSDDKVVEVDSTPNRISEDTVKCLCSIFLRIGTSNDFLMEPRTPPYSDRESSKEKDQLCDPYGICSESKTTDIGPYKNFCEVKGSVDLSRTTSTHRLKSLLGKFVSLNLKGLSHQEKLAFWINIYNSCMLNAYLEHEIPESPEMVVALMQKATITVGGQLLNAITIEYFILRLPYHLKFTCPKAGKNDEVKA from the exons ATGGCACAGAGTTCATCAACTTCGTCTTCAGATGATAAGGTGGTAGAAGTTGATAGCACCCCTAACAGAATTTCAGAGGATACTGTTAAGTGCTTGTGTAGCATATTTTTAAGAATCGGAACATCCAATGACTTTTTGATGGAGCCGAGAACGCCGCCATACTCTGACAGGGAAAGCAGCAAGGAAAAAGATCAGTTGTGTGATCCTTATGGTATCTGTTCGGAATCCAAAACAACAGATATTGGTCCATACAAAAATTTTTGTGAGGTTAAAGGCTCTGTTGATCTCAGCAGAACAACAAGTACCCATAGATTAAA GTCCCTGCTTGGGAAGTTTGTCTCTCTGAATTTGAAGGGTCTTTCTCATCAGGAAAAACTTGCATTCTGGATAAACATTTATAATTCCTGCATGCTCAAT GCATATTTAGAGCATGAAATACCTGAGAGTCCTGAAATGGTTGTAGCACTAATGCAGAAG GCAACAATAACAGTGGGAGGCCAGTTACTCAATGCAATTACAATAGAATACTTCATATTGAGATTGCCATATCACCTGAAGTTT ACATGCCCCAAAGCGGGAAAAAACGATGAGGTAAAAGCATGA